Within Planctomycetota bacterium, the genomic segment CAAATCTCCAGCTCGTGAACCACGGGCTGTCGGCCGCGGGGCTGTTCGCACTGGTGGGGATGATCTACGAACGGTTCCACACCCGGTCGATCCCGAACCTCGGCGGGCTCGCCGCCCGGGCGCCGTGGCTGACGACGATGTTTGTCCTGTTCACGTTCGCGAGCATCGGCCTGCCCGGCCTCAACGGGTTCGCGGGCGAGTTCCTCATCCTCGCCGGATCGTTCCAGCGGGCCTGGCAAGGTGTCGCCGCGGAGTGGCGGCCGGCGTATCTGCTCCTCGCCGCCGGCGCGGTGGCCGGCCTCGTCCTCGGCGCCTGGTACATGCTGTGGGCGGTCGAGCGGGTGTTCTTCGGGGCGGAGCGGCGTGCGGCCGACTCCCACGGCCATGGGGCGACAGGCGCGCTGCACGCGGCCCACGGCGGGCGGAGCCACGACGGCGTGTTCACCGCCCCGGCCGCCGATCTCGAATGGCACGAATGGGGTGCGATCGCACCGCTGGCCGTCTTCGCCCTGTGGATCGGCTTGTTCCCCGGGGCGTTCCTCGGCCCGGCGTCCGCCGCGGTGCGTGGCGTCACTGGCGCGGCCGGGGAGCGGTTCGCCGAGCGGATGCACCTGGGCGCGCCAGCGCCGCCCCACGCCGCCCGAGCGCATCCCCGCGCCGCCGAGCCGGTCGCCATGTCCGATCCCAGGACGGCGCCGCCCGCCCCCACCCCAGGCCAGCGATGACCCCCGCCACCTCCCCCACGACCTTCTGGCTGTTGACCCCGGAGATCATCCTCGTGATCGCCGCGCTGGCGGTGTTTCTCGGCGGCGCGTTCGCGGGTCTCCGGGCGGGGTGGCTCGTGGCCCTCGGCGGCATCGTCGCGGCCCTGTTCGTGGCGACGGTGGCGGCACCGGCCGACGGGGTCTCGGGCCCGCTGACGATCGACGGTTTCTCGGGGTTCGTCCGCTCGCTCGTGCTCCTCCTCGGAACGCTGGTGGCCCTCGTCCAGGCAGGAGACGGATTCCGGCGCGCCGTGCTGCGCGAGGCACAGCCCTACCAGTCCACCGCCGAGGAGGCGGGGGTGTTTCTCCTCCTGGTCACCGGGTTGTCGCTCGCCGCCGTCGCCAACGACCTGGTGTTGCTGTTCACCGGGCTGGAACTGGTCTCGATCCCGACGGCGATCCTGCTCGGACTGAAGCGGACCGATGCCGCGGGCCAGGAGGCGGGCCTCAAGTATTTCTTCCTCTCGCTGGTGGCCTCGTCGCTGTTCCTGTACGGCGTCGTTTGCCTGTACGGCATCGGTGGCTCGACCGAGATGGCGACGATCGGTGCCCGGCTGCGGTCGGCCGAGCCCGGCACGGTGGTCATCGGCGCGGCGCTCGTGCCGCTGGCTGCAGGTCTGATCCTCGCCGGTGCGGCGTTCCGGCTCGCCGCCTTCCCGCTCCACTTCTACGCCCCGGACGTCTACCAGGGCACGAGCCCGGGCAACGCGGCGCTGTTGTCGACGCTGCCGAAGGTGGCCGGCGTGATCGTGTTGTTGCGCCTGGCAGGGCTCGCGATCGGCCCGGTCGACGGTGCACCGGTGGGGTATGCAGCCACCGCCACGCTCGACCTGCTGTGGCCCGCGGCCGCGGCGCTGGCGGCCGTGAGCATGACGATCGGCAACGTGATGGCTCTCGGGCAGACAAACCTCCGCCGCCTCCTGGCCTGCTCGTCGATCGCCCACGCCGGTTACCTGCTGGTCGGCATCGCCGCGACCGCGGCACTCGGCTCGTCGGCCGCCACCGGCGGTGCCGCGCCCGGAGGCGCGATCAGCGGCGGCGGCGCCACCCTCTTCTACCTCGCCACCTACGCGGTGGCGACGATCGGCGTCTTCGCGGCGCTGACCTACCTCGGCCATCGCTGGCCGGTGTGGAGCGCCGCGGTCCCACGCCCGCCGCGCGAGGAGGTGTCGACCATCGC encodes:
- a CDS encoding NADH-quinone oxidoreductase subunit N, encoding MARMGCDRTAGRLRPVDRLVPRGVPRPGVRRGAWRHWRGRGAVRRADAPGRASAAPRRPSASPRRRAGRHVRSQDGAARPHPRPAMTPATSPTTFWLLTPEIILVIAALAVFLGGAFAGLRAGWLVALGGIVAALFVATVAAPADGVSGPLTIDGFSGFVRSLVLLLGTLVALVQAGDGFRRAVLREAQPYQSTAEEAGVFLLLVTGLSLAAVANDLVLLFTGLELVSIPTAILLGLKRTDAAGQEAGLKYFFLSLVASSLFLYGVVCLYGIGGSTEMATIGARLRSAEPGTVVIGAALVPLAAGLILAGAAFRLAAFPLHFYAPDVYQGTSPGNAALLSTLPKVAGVIVLLRLAGLAIGPVDGAPVGYAATATLDLLWPAAAALAAVSMTIGNVMALGQTNLRRLLACSSIAHAGYLLVGIAATAALGSSAATGGAAPGGAISGGGATLFYLATYAVATIGVFAALTYLGHRWPVWSAAVPRPPREEVSTIADLDGLSATNPIVAFAIAVCLLSLAGIPPLPGFWGKLSLVTSALEVDAGGWSPRRLAFVALAVTLVVNAAIAAAYYLRIIAAIYFRSTDRGVQSDGGVGAGVGMIACLVLVGLFTIHPQGLFRAARRAGGAVLGAQATAAAATLSSPFSAVATVAVDAAAAPEPRLP